CTCGGCGACGGCGTCCATCCGTTGCAGTGGGTGACGAACATCTTCCTGCACGCCGACATCCTCCACCTGGCCGGCAACCTGCTCTTCCTCTGGGCGTTCGGGATCATCGTCGAGGGGAAGCTGGGGGCGATCGGCTTCCTGGCGGTCTACCTGGCGATGGGCGTCTTTCAGAGCGCGACGATCCAGATCCTCATCGACCCCGGCGAGGCCCGGTACATGCTGGGGGCGTCGGGCGCGATCTACGGGCTGATGGCCCTCTGCATGATCTGGGCGCCCCGGAACGATCTGTACTGCATCGTGCTCCTCTCCGGCTTCATGCGGCTGCTGGTCTTCCAGCCGGAGATCCCGATCCTCTGGTTCTCGACCTTCTACATCCTGTGGGAGCTTATGCTCTCGGCGCTGAATGGGTTCTCGGCGTCCTCGGCGATGGCCCACGCGACGGGCGCTGTCGGGGGCCTGATCCTCGGGCTGGTGCTGCTGAAGCTGGACCTCGTCGACTGTGAAGGCTGGGACCTCCTCTCGCGAATGAAGCACGGTCGGACGGGGACCATGCACCGGCCGACCAAACGCAAGACGCACCGTTCGTTCACGGAGAAGGTTCAGAAGAAGGTGTCGAAGGCACGCAAGGCGCGGGCGGCCGGCGAGGATCCGGACGCCGCCGCGCTGAGGACCTTGCGCGAGCACCTTGACGCCGGCGAGACCGAGGCCGCGATGGGCTTCTATCGGGCGATGCGTCGCAAGCGGCCGTCGTGGCGGCCCCCCGACCCCGAACGCCTCGACCTGATCAAAGCCCTGGCCGCGGCCCAGCAGTGGGAAGACGCCGCGGGGGTCATGCAGGCCTATCTCGACGAGTCGATGCTCCCCTCCCCCAAGATCCGCCTCAAGCTGGCCGAGTTGCTGATCCGCCGCATGGACCGCCCCGT
This genomic stretch from Paludisphaera rhizosphaerae harbors:
- a CDS encoding rhomboid family intramembrane serine protease; its protein translation is MIIPWGTDAPIYHRPIATIGVMVACVLAFLVDPTHEHREFLLDLGDGVHPLQWVTNIFLHADILHLAGNLLFLWAFGIIVEGKLGAIGFLAVYLAMGVFQSATIQILIDPGEARYMLGASGAIYGLMALCMIWAPRNDLYCIVLLSGFMRLLVFQPEIPILWFSTFYILWELMLSALNGFSASSAMAHATGAVGGLILGLVLLKLDLVDCEGWDLLSRMKHGRTGTMHRPTKRKTHRSFTEKVQKKVSKARKARAAGEDPDAAALRTLREHLDAGETEAAMGFYRAMRRKRPSWRPPDPERLDLIKALAAAQQWEDAAGVMQAYLDESMLPSPKIRLKLAELLIRRMDRPVAGLKTLESVPESDLPAPLAEGRRKLIAIAEHLREEGTLELDDAVHAI